In the genome of Chaetodon auriga isolate fChaAug3 chromosome 15, fChaAug3.hap1, whole genome shotgun sequence, one region contains:
- the ccni2 gene encoding cyclin-I, with amino-acid sequence MKNPGAVESSRLVLLLEAALVREARLWKVPVFKNGCIQGADISLSQHQEMIFWLGDMSRLFQFCPETFALGVCVLNRLLSSVKAQPKYLKCIAFTSLVLAAKINEEDEVIGSVKDLVVQSGCNFSTAEILRMERIILDKLHWDLYTATPVDFIHIVSQNSADRQAGKTGFFFFSFFCCFLFVLTGPERQSASE; translated from the exons ATGAAGAACCCAGGAGCCGTGGAGAGCAGTCGGCTGGTCCTCCTGCTGGAGGCGGCCCTGGTGAGGGAGGCTCGCCTGTGGAAGGTACCGGTCTTCAAGAATGGATGCATCCAG GGCGCTGACATCTCTTTGTCCCAACACCAAGAAATGATCTTTTGGCTGGGAGACATGAGCAGGCTGTTCCAGTTCTGTCCAGAGACCTTTGCACTGGGAGTCTGCGTCCTCAACCGCCTGCTGTCCTCGGTCAAG gcCCAACCAAAATACCTGAAATGCATTGCTTTTACCTCATTGGTCCTGGCTGCCAAAATCAACGAGGAAGATGAG GTAATAGGCTCTGTTAAAGACCTGGTTGTGCAGAGCGGATGCAACTTTTCAACAGCAGAGATTCTTCGCATGGAGAGGATCATTCTCGACAAGCTGCACTGGGACTTGTACACCGCAACACCAGTCGACTTCATTCACATAGTAAGTCAGAATTCAGCAGATAGACAGGCAGGCAAaacagggtttttctttttctcttttttttgttgttttttgtttgttttaactggACCTGAGCGGCAGAGCGCTTCAGAGTGA